From bacterium, a single genomic window includes:
- a CDS encoding DEAD/DEAH box helicase: protein MPDILSALDDLRRQRWYTCQITDIEPLPSHTPSYAEPDPPLPAPLANLLEKKGIPRLYSHQVELLRHARDGRNVIITTATASGKTLAFNLPVFETMLGENGDCPSAGPRAASRDCPRFPSKATALYLYPMKAVTQDQLKVLKEFEQGLELELHPAVYDGDTPADKRPRIRQQSRVVLSNPYELHQVLPYHYQWQSFYRNLRYCVIDEAHTYRGVFGSNVAQLIRRLRRICAYHGSDPQFFLASASIANPQELAEKLTGKEFVHVGDDGAPRGRTYLVFWNPLANAETSIHVQTQQLVTYFAKSGFQTVCFVPSRRLAELISRWVKEHTPELTVSPYRAGYVPEDRRAIEADLSSGALRGVVSTDALELGIDIGSLDCIVIAGYPGSLASFWQQAGRAGRKLQDSVVVFIGYADALNQYLLRNPALILERGFEAAVIDLTNPYIISGHLACAASELPLRKDEVDEVCRPAVKALEENLILRATPVGWIYAGRTRPQEEVALEAIEESAIEIVAAGRVIETMDKTRAYREAHPGAVLLHQGETYLVRTLDLEQQRAEVERKDVDFHTQVITREEMRLLETQQQRNLNPGITLSLGRLEVTATYTGYRVKKYDQLLATHPLSLPPVKFPTVGIWLIFSGETALELQEQGSDFTGGLHAAEHALIALAPLVAMCDPRDIGGGSYRMFPDTLLPTILIYDGYEHGIGISEKLYSEFDRLSRVARDLVAQCGCENGCPACVLSPRCGDANETIDKQAALGILSRLCGQENRN from the coding sequence TTGCCTGATATCCTTTCTGCCCTCGACGACCTGCGACGGCAGCGCTGGTACACGTGTCAGATAACCGACATCGAGCCGCTGCCCTCGCATACGCCAAGCTATGCTGAGCCCGACCCGCCGCTTCCGGCGCCCCTCGCAAACCTGCTGGAAAAGAAAGGCATACCGAGGCTATACAGCCACCAGGTTGAACTACTCAGGCACGCCAGAGACGGTCGGAACGTCATCATCACCACCGCCACCGCGTCCGGCAAGACGCTCGCCTTCAACCTACCGGTGTTCGAGACGATGCTTGGGGAAAACGGGGACTGTCCCTCCGCAGGGCCCCGTGCGGCTTCCAGGGACTGTCCCCGTTTTCCTAGCAAGGCCACCGCGCTCTATCTCTACCCGATGAAGGCGGTAACCCAGGACCAACTGAAAGTGCTCAAGGAGTTCGAGCAGGGGCTTGAGCTTGAGCTGCACCCAGCGGTCTACGACGGCGATACGCCCGCGGACAAGCGGCCACGCATCCGCCAGCAGTCCCGCGTCGTGCTGTCGAACCCATACGAACTCCACCAGGTTCTGCCCTACCACTATCAGTGGCAATCGTTCTACCGCAACCTCCGCTACTGTGTCATCGACGAGGCGCATACGTATCGCGGCGTGTTCGGCTCCAACGTGGCCCAGCTCATCCGACGGCTCCGACGCATCTGCGCCTACCACGGCTCTGACCCGCAGTTCTTCCTCGCCTCAGCCTCGATTGCCAACCCACAGGAGCTGGCCGAGAAGCTGACGGGCAAGGAATTCGTCCATGTCGGCGACGACGGAGCGCCGCGGGGCCGGACTTACCTCGTGTTCTGGAACCCGCTGGCCAACGCCGAAACTTCCATCCACGTCCAGACCCAACAGCTAGTCACCTACTTTGCCAAGTCCGGTTTCCAGACGGTGTGCTTTGTCCCGTCGCGGCGTCTGGCCGAACTCATCTCGCGCTGGGTGAAGGAACACACGCCGGAGCTGACGGTGTCCCCTTACCGGGCCGGGTACGTACCTGAGGACCGGCGCGCAATCGAAGCCGACCTCTCCTCCGGCGCTCTGCGCGGAGTCGTGTCGACCGACGCGCTCGAACTCGGCATCGACATCGGCAGCCTCGATTGCATCGTCATCGCCGGATATCCCGGCTCGCTCGCCTCGTTCTGGCAGCAGGCCGGCCGGGCCGGACGGAAGCTGCAGGATTCGGTGGTCGTCTTCATCGGCTACGCGGATGCGCTCAACCAGTATCTTCTGCGCAATCCGGCCCTCATCCTTGAACGAGGGTTCGAGGCCGCGGTCATAGACCTGACCAATCCCTACATCATTTCGGGACACCTGGCCTGCGCCGCGTCCGAGCTGCCGCTGCGCAAAGATGAGGTGGACGAAGTGTGCCGCCCCGCGGTCAAGGCCCTCGAAGAGAACCTGATTCTCCGCGCCACGCCGGTCGGCTGGATATATGCGGGCCGCACCCGACCGCAGGAAGAAGTCGCGCTTGAGGCAATCGAAGAGAGCGCAATCGAGATCGTCGCGGCCGGCCGGGTTATCGAAACGATGGACAAGACCCGCGCTTACCGCGAGGCCCATCCCGGCGCAGTGCTTCTCCACCAGGGCGAGACCTACCTGGTCAGGACTCTCGACCTCGAACAGCAGCGCGCCGAAGTCGAGCGCAAGGACGTTGACTTCCACACCCAGGTCATCACCCGTGAAGAGATGCGCCTGCTAGAAACACAGCAACAGCGCAACCTGAATCCCGGCATCACGCTCAGCCTCGGCCGCCTCGAGGTCACCGCGACCTACACCGGTTACCGGGTCAAGAAGTACGACCAGCTACTCGCCACGCATCCGCTCAGCCTGCCCCCGGTCAAGTTCCCGACGGTCGGCATCTGGCTCATCTTCTCAGGTGAGACCGCGCTTGAATTGCAGGAACAGGGCAGCGACTTCACCGGCGGGCTCCACGCCGCCGAGCACGCGCTGATTGCGCTTGCGCCGTTGGTGGCGATGTGTGACCCGCGCGATATCGGCGGCGGCAGCTATCGCATGTTCCCGGACACGTTGCTACCGACGATACTCATCTACGACGGGTACGAGCACGGCATCGGGATTTCCGAGAAGCTCTACTCGGAGTTCGACCGGCTCAGCCGCGTTGCTCGCGACCTCGTGGCCCAATGCGGCTGCGAGAATGGCTGCCCGGCCTGCGTCCTCTCGCCCCGTTGCGGCGACGCCAACGAGACCATCGACAAGCAGGCCGCACTCGGAATTCTGAGTCGTCTCTGCGGTCAGGAAAACCGGAATTGA
- a CDS encoding pyridoxal phosphate-dependent aminotransferase has translation MRLADRMNRLGTETAFDCLCRAKALECKMDVVHLEIGEPDFDTPGHIREAAKKALDEGYTHYGPSAGLPELRAAVAKYAGNLRGVHINPEQVVITPGGKPVMAFAIMALVEEDDEVIYPNPGFPIYESLIGYMGGTPVPIQLHEEHDFRLDAEELAAKVNARTKLIVINSPQNPTGGVLTREDLRLIAQTALKHDVWVLADEIYAEILYEGKFESISQFPEIHERLMILDGFSKTFAMTGWRIGYGIMPVQMAEKLARIQTNMNSCTSTFTQRACIDALTGPRTEIDQMLGEFKKRRDFIVKGLSEIPGFRCKLPQGAFYAFPNVEGTGIDCEVLARRILDEKGVACLAGTCFGKYGDGFLRFSYANSVENIAKALPRIRELVEKK, from the coding sequence ATGAGACTTGCTGACCGGATGAACCGGCTCGGAACCGAGACCGCTTTCGACTGCCTCTGCCGCGCCAAGGCTCTCGAATGCAAGATGGATGTGGTTCACCTTGAAATCGGTGAGCCAGATTTCGACACGCCCGGGCACATCCGCGAGGCTGCCAAGAAGGCGCTCGACGAGGGCTACACCCACTACGGCCCGTCAGCCGGTCTGCCCGAGCTCCGCGCCGCCGTCGCGAAGTATGCCGGCAACCTCCGCGGCGTTCACATCAACCCCGAGCAGGTCGTCATCACCCCGGGGGGCAAGCCGGTCATGGCCTTTGCCATCATGGCCCTGGTCGAAGAAGACGACGAGGTCATTTACCCCAACCCCGGTTTTCCCATCTACGAATCACTCATCGGCTACATGGGTGGCACGCCGGTGCCCATCCAACTGCACGAAGAGCACGACTTCCGCCTCGATGCCGAGGAACTGGCAGCGAAGGTCAACGCGCGCACCAAACTCATTGTCATCAACTCGCCCCAGAACCCGACCGGCGGCGTGCTTACGCGGGAAGACCTGCGCCTCATCGCCCAGACCGCGCTCAAACACGACGTCTGGGTCTTGGCCGACGAGATCTATGCCGAGATTCTCTACGAAGGCAAGTTCGAGTCCATCAGCCAGTTCCCCGAAATCCACGAGCGGCTGATGATTCTCGACGGCTTCTCCAAGACCTTCGCGATGACCGGCTGGCGCATCGGCTACGGCATCATGCCGGTGCAGATGGCCGAGAAACTGGCTCGCATCCAGACCAACATGAATTCCTGCACCTCGACGTTCACCCAGCGCGCCTGCATCGATGCCCTGACCGGACCGCGGACGGAAATCGACCAGATGCTCGGCGAGTTCAAGAAGAGACGCGACTTCATCGTCAAGGGTCTATCCGAGATACCCGGGTTTCGCTGCAAGCTCCCGCAAGGCGCGTTCTACGCGTTCCCGAATGTCGAAGGCACCGGTATCGACTGCGAAGTCCTTGCCCGCCGCATTCTCGACGAGAAGGGCGTGGCCTGCCTTGCCGGCACCTGCTTCGGCAAGTACGGGGACGGCTTCCTGCGTTTCAGCTACGCCAACTCAGTCGAGAACATTGCCAAGGCGCTCCCGAGAATCAGAGAACTAGTCGAGAAGAAGTAG
- the fsa gene encoding fructose-6-phosphate aldolase, with amino-acid sequence MKIFIDSADIKEIKDVAGWGILDGVTTNPSLVCKTGRPFKECVQDILSAVDGPVSVEAISTDAAGMIKEGEDWAKLDQSKVTIKIPMTVEGLKAVRGLSQREIKTNVTLVFSMNQALLAARAGATFISPFVGRLDDISADGMELIHDIVGMIDDYGFDTEVISASIRHPLHVIDSIRAGCHIATIPYDILVKMTKHPLTDAGIKKFYDDYQKIPRQQ; translated from the coding sequence AGATTCTGCTGACATCAAGGAAATCAAGGACGTCGCCGGTTGGGGCATCCTCGACGGCGTCACCACCAATCCATCCCTGGTTTGTAAGACCGGCCGGCCGTTCAAGGAGTGCGTCCAGGATATCCTGAGCGCGGTCGACGGCCCGGTCTCGGTCGAGGCCATCTCGACCGATGCGGCCGGGATGATCAAAGAGGGCGAGGATTGGGCGAAGCTCGACCAGTCCAAGGTAACCATCAAGATCCCGATGACGGTCGAAGGTCTGAAGGCGGTGCGCGGCCTTTCCCAACGTGAGATCAAGACCAACGTCACGCTCGTCTTCTCGATGAACCAGGCCCTGCTCGCCGCGCGGGCCGGGGCGACGTTCATCTCGCCCTTCGTCGGGCGGCTCGACGACATCTCGGCTGACGGGATGGAGCTGATTCACGACATCGTCGGCATGATAGATGACTACGGGTTCGACACCGAGGTGATTTCCGCCAGCATCCGCCACCCACTGCACGTCATCGATTCAATCCGCGCCGGCTGCCACATCGCCACCATCCCCTACGACATCCTCGTCAAGATGACCAAACACCCGCTGACCGATGCCGGCATCAAGAAGTTCTACGACGACTACCAGAAGATCCCGAGGCAGCAATGA
- a CDS encoding HEPN domain-containing protein, producing the protein MKPESKKLLVKAGRALRAAGLLLRDDAPDFAAGRAYYAMFYAAEAVLAERDLQFRKHSGVHAAFGEHLAKPGLLNPKLHRWLLDAFDKRILGDYSYEMDVDDTAAREMLDQAREFVSAVETFLGSD; encoded by the coding sequence GTGAAACCGGAGTCGAAGAAGCTGCTGGTCAAGGCCGGACGCGCACTGCGTGCCGCCGGGCTACTGCTGCGCGACGATGCGCCCGACTTCGCCGCCGGACGCGCTTACTACGCGATGTTCTATGCCGCCGAGGCGGTGCTCGCCGAGAGGGACCTGCAGTTCCGCAAGCACTCGGGCGTGCACGCTGCGTTCGGCGAACACCTGGCGAAGCCCGGTTTGCTCAACCCGAAACTCCACCGCTGGCTGCTGGATGCATTCGATAAACGCATTCTCGGCGACTACAGCTACGAGATGGATGTGGACGATACCGCGGCGAGAGAGATGCTAGACCAGGCCCGCGAGTTCGTGTCGGCGGTCGAGACCTTCCTCGGGTCCGACTGA
- a CDS encoding class I SAM-dependent methyltransferase has product MAAVRHSPNAICQSLVRLGHLCFDDFLLLKPETLDIGHWTSDVVSDWAIALNNAPGLFLHLHRLFPDSSFILQPSSPADTAAAQSRLVHAFAYQLLRAKAPPLCDALPWQDWDFSIVARRFKLWQTRFLLAGDGTMVAMYRCRKSAGVYVVEPDETIARYVERKAVLEKIRRFKLLRASLERIPLPDRSTDLAIVGSILEKLSPPALAELARVAANVLLVENSPLSPPLDEAPVTAAGFRPDTVAVSALGPRRCWWKRV; this is encoded by the coding sequence ATGGCCGCCGTTCGCCATTCGCCGAACGCCATTTGCCAATCGCTTGTTCGACTCGGCCACCTTTGCTTCGACGACTTCCTGCTCCTGAAACCGGAGACCCTGGACATTGGACACTGGACTTCGGACGTAGTCTCCGATTGGGCCATTGCCCTCAACAATGCCCCCGGCCTCTTCCTCCATCTTCACCGCCTGTTCCCGGATTCATCCTTCATCCTTCAGCCTTCATCCCCGGCTGACACTGCGGCCGCCCAATCTCGCCTCGTCCACGCCTTCGCGTACCAACTGCTCCGCGCCAAGGCTCCGCCACTCTGCGACGCGCTGCCCTGGCAGGACTGGGACTTCTCGATTGTCGCCAGGCGGTTCAAGCTCTGGCAGACCCGGTTCCTGCTGGCCGGAGACGGCACGATGGTCGCCATGTATCGCTGTCGCAAGTCGGCCGGAGTCTACGTGGTCGAACCTGACGAGACCATTGCCCGCTACGTCGAGCGCAAAGCCGTTCTGGAGAAGATTCGTCGCTTCAAGCTGCTCCGGGCCAGCCTCGAGCGCATCCCACTACCCGACCGCTCAACCGACCTCGCGATCGTCGGCTCAATCCTTGAGAAACTATCTCCACCCGCGCTGGCCGAACTTGCACGCGTGGCCGCGAACGTGCTGCTCGTTGAGAACAGCCCGCTATCCCCACCGCTTGACGAAGCTCCGGTGACTGCCGCCGGGTTCCGACCTGACACAGTCGCGGTCTCCGCCCTCGGTCCGCGGCGCTGCTGGTGGAAGCGGGTCTGA
- a CDS encoding DUF6498-containing protein, giving the protein MPGSNEKRSSDLTPTPETKLAQLNLRDLSLLPLLVSNGLAIWWAARDHLSLQTVMMIYWAQSVAIGAVNVLRILALREYSTDDFRMGGPLSPSAGTKLKVAGFFTLHYGFFHVVYLVFILAAMTRGRVDVNVPFVFFGAALFAGSDLAALALHWNAETRGRNIGQVMFAPYLRIVPMHLAIIFGGFVNYHPGLTLGLFQGLKTVADVFTHLMQHRRRARS; this is encoded by the coding sequence ATGCCGGGCAGCAACGAGAAGCGCTCGTCCGACCTGACCCCTACTCCGGAAACGAAGCTCGCACAACTCAACCTGCGCGACCTCTCGTTGCTGCCGCTGCTCGTCTCGAACGGCCTCGCGATCTGGTGGGCCGCGCGCGACCACCTCAGCCTGCAGACCGTCATGATGATTTACTGGGCACAGAGCGTCGCCATCGGGGCGGTCAACGTACTGCGCATCCTCGCCCTCCGCGAATACTCGACCGACGACTTTCGGATGGGCGGACCGCTGTCACCGTCCGCCGGCACGAAGCTGAAGGTCGCCGGCTTCTTCACGCTCCACTATGGCTTCTTTCACGTCGTGTATCTCGTGTTCATACTAGCGGCGATGACCCGGGGACGGGTGGACGTGAATGTGCCGTTCGTTTTCTTCGGTGCGGCGTTATTTGCCGGGAGCGATCTCGCCGCGCTCGCGCTCCACTGGAACGCCGAAACCCGGGGCCGGAACATTGGTCAGGTGATGTTCGCACCCTACTTGCGGATTGTGCCGATGCACCTCGCTATCATCTTCGGCGGATTCGTCAACTACCACCCGGGTCTCACCCTCGGCCTCTTCCAGGGGTTGAAGACCGTCGCCGATGTGTTCACTCACCTGATGCAACACCGCCGCCGCGCCCGCAGTTGA
- a CDS encoding nucleotidyltransferase domain-containing protein: protein MSIVNSAVRSPAEVRAILAELKSGLESLYGTRLRGLYLFGSYARGDAEPESDIDVLIVLDNVSNYPDEVNRTGFLVSELSLRHGLSLSRVFLSRRAWTERSDFFVQNVRQEGIAA, encoded by the coding sequence ATGAGCATCGTGAACTCAGCAGTCCGCTCGCCCGCCGAGGTACGGGCGATTCTCGCCGAGCTCAAATCGGGACTTGAGTCACTCTACGGAACTCGACTTCGCGGCCTCTATCTTTTCGGATCCTACGCTCGCGGCGATGCCGAGCCGGAGTCCGACATCGACGTGCTTATCGTGCTAGACAACGTGTCCAACTACCCCGACGAGGTGAACCGTACAGGGTTCCTTGTTTCGGAGCTCTCACTTCGGCATGGACTAAGCCTGAGTCGGGTTTTCCTGAGCCGCCGCGCGTGGACAGAGCGCAGCGACTTCTTCGTCCAGAACGTCCGGCAGGAAGGAATCGCGGCGTGA
- a CDS encoding ribonuclease H-like domain-containing protein: MRTFDPDKYEPDPDPDFEGRPATAAAFREQLRRDYEGLPFEKVMPGEVVQNDYGACYRVSATERGALRRGNAEQTRQNLLGTVDLVRGIRRKTRTRLEEQGIKTLADLKDHPRFSGESKRISELVDAGSTEELSEVIGTRLSKSHPSVLGLSGLHDDADFLFLDLETMGLFAGQPLVVAGLARLKPDNTIIVEQYVVRDFPDELALLAEVNQQVGAHKVMVTYNGKSFDLPFLTGRSAYYGIKLKPPRVHFDLLHFCRRVWRDELEGCSLRSIEQTILGITRETDLPGELVPEFYYEYLRTGNAGFLKPIVEHNRQDVISLVNVFSSLVEHWTRSE, encoded by the coding sequence GTGCGCACGTTCGACCCGGACAAATACGAGCCCGACCCCGACCCAGACTTCGAAGGCCGCCCGGCAACGGCCGCGGCGTTCCGAGAACAACTTCGCCGCGACTACGAAGGTCTGCCGTTTGAGAAGGTCATGCCGGGTGAAGTCGTTCAGAATGACTACGGTGCCTGCTATCGCGTCTCAGCGACGGAACGGGGCGCCCTGCGCCGCGGCAACGCCGAACAGACCCGCCAGAATCTGCTGGGCACGGTCGACCTCGTGCGCGGAATCCGGCGCAAGACCCGGACGCGACTCGAAGAGCAAGGCATCAAGACCCTCGCCGACCTCAAAGACCACCCACGTTTCTCGGGCGAGTCGAAGCGCATCAGCGAGCTGGTTGACGCCGGCAGCACGGAGGAGTTGAGCGAAGTCATTGGGACGCGGCTCTCCAAGTCTCATCCCTCGGTCCTCGGCCTTTCGGGACTGCACGACGATGCCGATTTCCTCTTTCTTGACCTTGAAACCATGGGCCTGTTTGCCGGGCAGCCGCTGGTAGTAGCCGGACTCGCCCGCCTCAAGCCCGACAACACCATCATTGTCGAGCAGTACGTCGTCCGTGACTTTCCGGACGAACTCGCCCTCCTTGCCGAAGTAAACCAGCAGGTCGGCGCGCACAAAGTCATGGTGACGTACAACGGCAAGTCCTTTGACCTTCCTTTCCTTACCGGCCGTTCAGCATACTACGGCATCAAGCTCAAGCCGCCGCGGGTACACTTTGACCTGCTCCATTTCTGCCGCCGGGTCTGGCGCGACGAGCTAGAAGGCTGTTCGTTGCGCTCAATCGAGCAGACGATTCTCGGCATCACCCGCGAGACCGATCTGCCCGGAGAACTCGTGCCGGAGTTCTACTACGAGTACCTGCGCACCGGAAATGCCGGGTTCCTGAAGCCAATCGTCGAGCACAATCGGCAGGACGTCATCAGCCTGGTAAACGTCTTCTCGTCGCTGGTAGAACACTGGACGCGAAGCGAGTGA
- a CDS encoding transketolase: MPIIDSKTGNQGKTAGLGELVQAANMMRGYDLVALCAAGSGHAGGTLSIMDITAALYLAVARHDPKNPDWPDRDRIIWSTGHKAPSLYLGLGISGYFPIEDVVLLRKLYSPFQGHPHWLKLPGVEVSSGSLGQGLSVAVGMAKAGKMDKKSYRVYCLTGDGEHQEGQIWEAAMEASAWGLDNLCCILDKNRLQIDGLVKEVMNIDPIADKYRAFGWNVTEIDGHNMQQILKAFEKAALTKGQPTVIIANTTKGKGVNFMENQAGWHGKAPNRQQMMEGLKQLNLDFRIDHEKLLKKAADYQTEVTTKLMAKVPKFSKDYFWNKQPTMKVEMKATRIGFGDALAEAGADKRTVAIGADISGSIAISKFFECDAERCERWISVGIAEQSGTALAGGLAKEGKLPVFGTYGVFAAGRNLDQIRTTVCYGNFDVLIAGAHGGVSVGPDGATHQALEDLFQICGLPNMQVAVPCDSLETKRATELLLLHLKGPKYLRFAREATPIVTRPETPFVWGVPNVYRYRGQQPNFIDAFDVKLASDYANENENLTIVACGPMVPEAMRAAWILKEDFGLETRVINMHTLKPFNPQALVQAALETGVIVTAEEHQIGGLANWVSNALHVAPELYGHPVAFGTIGVKDRFGESGQPWELMWEFEVSGEHVAAKAKELHEFAHAAKAKPKAAAAKPAAKKPAAPKKPVTKKAKPAAE; this comes from the coding sequence ATGCCCATCATTGACTCAAAGACCGGCAACCAAGGCAAGACCGCGGGCCTGGGCGAGCTGGTGCAGGCCGCCAACATGATGCGCGGTTACGACCTCGTCGCGCTTTGTGCGGCCGGGTCCGGCCATGCCGGCGGCACGCTCTCGATAATGGATATCACCGCCGCCCTCTACCTGGCAGTGGCCCGGCACGATCCGAAGAATCCGGACTGGCCGGACCGCGACCGGATTATCTGGTCGACGGGCCATAAGGCGCCATCGCTTTACCTTGGCTTGGGCATCTCCGGCTACTTCCCGATTGAAGACGTCGTACTGCTGCGCAAGCTCTATTCTCCGTTCCAGGGCCATCCCCACTGGCTGAAGCTGCCGGGCGTGGAAGTCTCTTCCGGCTCGCTCGGCCAAGGCCTGTCGGTTGCTGTCGGGATGGCCAAGGCCGGCAAGATGGACAAAAAGAGTTACCGGGTCTACTGCCTGACCGGCGACGGTGAACACCAGGAAGGCCAGATCTGGGAAGCCGCTATGGAAGCCAGCGCGTGGGGCCTCGACAACCTCTGCTGCATTCTCGACAAGAACCGTCTCCAGATCGACGGCCTGGTCAAAGAGGTGATGAACATCGACCCGATTGCCGACAAGTACCGGGCCTTTGGCTGGAACGTTACCGAGATTGACGGCCACAATATGCAGCAGATTCTGAAGGCGTTTGAGAAGGCCGCCTTGACCAAAGGTCAACCTACCGTCATCATCGCCAATACGACCAAGGGCAAGGGCGTCAACTTCATGGAGAACCAGGCCGGCTGGCACGGCAAGGCGCCCAACAGACAGCAGATGATGGAGGGCCTGAAACAGCTCAACCTCGATTTCCGTATCGACCACGAGAAGCTCCTCAAGAAAGCCGCCGACTATCAGACCGAGGTCACGACCAAGTTGATGGCCAAGGTGCCCAAGTTCAGCAAGGACTACTTCTGGAACAAGCAGCCGACGATGAAGGTCGAGATGAAGGCGACCCGCATCGGATTTGGCGACGCTTTGGCTGAAGCCGGCGCGGATAAGCGCACCGTGGCCATCGGCGCCGACATCTCCGGGTCGATTGCCATCTCCAAGTTCTTCGAGTGCGACGCCGAGCGCTGCGAGCGCTGGATATCGGTCGGCATCGCCGAGCAATCCGGCACCGCGCTGGCCGGCGGCCTGGCCAAAGAAGGCAAGCTTCCTGTGTTCGGAACCTACGGCGTATTCGCGGCCGGCCGCAACCTCGACCAGATTCGCACGACCGTCTGCTACGGCAACTTTGACGTCCTGATTGCCGGCGCACATGGCGGTGTCTCGGTCGGCCCGGACGGCGCGACCCATCAGGCGCTGGAAGACCTGTTCCAGATTTGCGGGCTGCCCAACATGCAGGTCGCTGTCCCGTGCGACTCGCTCGAAACCAAGCGCGCCACTGAGCTGCTGCTGCTTCACCTCAAGGGCCCGAAGTATCTACGCTTCGCACGCGAGGCCACACCAATCGTCACGCGCCCGGAAACCCCCTTTGTCTGGGGCGTGCCAAACGTCTACCGCTATCGGGGCCAGCAGCCGAACTTCATCGACGCGTTCGACGTCAAGCTGGCCAGCGACTACGCGAACGAGAATGAGAACTTGACCATCGTTGCCTGCGGACCGATGGTGCCCGAGGCGATGCGCGCTGCCTGGATTCTCAAAGAAGACTTCGGCCTCGAGACCCGGGTCATCAACATGCACACGCTGAAGCCGTTCAATCCGCAGGCGCTGGTGCAGGCGGCGCTCGAGACCGGCGTCATCGTGACCGCCGAGGAACACCAGATTGGAGGACTCGCCAACTGGGTATCGAACGCCCTGCACGTCGCTCCCGAGCTCTACGGCCACCCGGTCGCGTTCGGAACTATCGGCGTCAAGGACCGGTTCGGGGAGTCGGGCCAGCCCTGGGAGTTGATGTGGGAGTTCGAGGTCTCGGGTGAGCATGTCGCGGCCAAGGCAAAGGAACTCCACGAATTCGCTCACGCCGCCAAGGCCAAGCCGAAGGCCGCCGCGGCCAAGCCCGCCGCCAAGAAGCCGGCTGCCCCGAAGAAACCCGTGACGAAGAAAGCCAAACCGGCAGCCGAGTAG
- a CDS encoding replication-associated recombination protein A, whose translation MRPSTLDDIIGQDHLLGKDKPLRRMIEKGELHSMILWGPPGSGKTTLALAIAHYTKAIFIQLSAVTSSVAEVREITKRAEFERAMHSRRTILFVDEIHRFNKAQQDAFLPHVESGGIILVGATTENPSFEVIAPLLSRCRVYVLNQLGPEDVKVVMHRAIASEQGLASLKPVVAEDVLDYLAMISQGDARAALTALELCVASAEPDKQGTQSVDLALAQDVVQRKFLLYDKSGEEHFNLISALHKSLRDSDPDGALYWLARMLEAGEDPLYVARRLARFASEDVGLAQPNALLIANAAKDAVHFIGMPEGNTALAQCVVYLALAPKSNALYVAYGEAKDDALKSATEPVPLHLRNAPTGLMKGLGYGKGYKYAHDFKDAKVEQEHLPPSLKGRKYYRPTDRGFEAELKKRGKPKPD comes from the coding sequence ATGCGTCCGTCGACGCTCGACGATATCATCGGGCAGGACCATCTGCTCGGCAAGGACAAGCCGCTGCGCCGGATGATTGAGAAGGGCGAACTCCACTCGATGATCCTCTGGGGCCCGCCCGGCTCCGGCAAAACGACGCTTGCACTTGCCATTGCCCATTACACCAAAGCCATCTTCATTCAACTCTCCGCCGTGACTTCTTCGGTCGCGGAAGTCCGGGAAATCACAAAGCGGGCCGAGTTTGAACGAGCCATGCACAGCCGCCGCACTATCCTCTTCGTAGACGAGATTCACCGGTTCAACAAGGCCCAGCAGGATGCTTTTCTGCCCCATGTCGAATCCGGCGGCATCATTCTCGTCGGCGCCACGACCGAAAACCCGTCGTTCGAGGTCATCGCGCCCCTGCTCTCGCGCTGCCGCGTGTACGTGCTCAACCAGCTCGGCCCGGAAGATGTCAAGGTCGTTATGCACCGCGCAATAGCTTCAGAGCAGGGCCTGGCATCGCTCAAGCCCGTCGTGGCTGAGGATGTCCTCGACTACCTCGCCATGATCTCGCAGGGCGACGCCCGGGCTGCACTCACGGCTCTGGAGTTGTGTGTGGCTTCAGCAGAGCCGGACAAGCAGGGGACGCAGAGCGTTGACCTTGCCCTTGCCCAGGACGTGGTCCAGCGCAAATTCCTGCTCTATGACAAGTCAGGCGAAGAGCACTTCAACCTGATTTCCGCCCTGCACAAATCCCTGCGGGATTCTGACCCGGACGGCGCGCTCTACTGGCTCGCGCGAATGCTAGAAGCCGGCGAAGACCCGTTGTACGTCGCCCGCCGCCTCGCCCGCTTCGCGTCAGAAGACGTAGGTCTTGCCCAACCCAACGCCCTGCTCATCGCCAACGCAGCCAAGGACGCGGTCCACTTCATCGGCATGCCCGAAGGCAACACGGCGCTGGCTCAGTGCGTCGTCTACCTTGCGCTTGCTCCCAAGTCCAACGCGCTGTACGTCGCCTACGGCGAAGCCAAAGACGACGCGCTCAAGAGCGCGACTGAGCCGGTCCCGCTCCACCTGCGCAACGCGCCCACCGGATTGATGAAAGGCCTGGGCTACGGCAAGGGATACAAGTATGCCCACGACTTCAAGGACGCCAAGGTCGAGCAGGAACACCTCCCGCCTTCGCTCAAAGGCCGCAAGTACTACCGTCCCACCGACCGCGGCTTCGAAGCAGAGCTGAAGAAGCGCGGCAAGCCAAAACCCGACTGA